One genomic region from Anopheles bellator chromosome 2, idAnoBellAS_SP24_06.2, whole genome shotgun sequence encodes:
- the LOC131212126 gene encoding protein lin-52 homolog, producing the protein MSSKYNNDLESSSFLGMESFEPEESSDYWQTKDASDAVPQWTKGLTQDDMNAIYQMGALSTNGLLAEVKKIFDQSYQLGLQEAKEVTKGKNLNILSNTKRK; encoded by the exons ATGTCCTCCAAGTATAACAATG ACCTGGAATCTAGCAGCTTTCTGGGAATGGAATCTTTCGAACCGGAAGAATCGTCCGACTATTGGCAAACGAAAG ACGCTAGCGATGCTGTCCCGCAGTGGACGAAAGGACTCACCCAGGACGACATGAACGCCATTTACC AAATGGGAGCACTCTCGACCAACGGGCTACTGGCGGAggtgaagaaaatatttgacCAATCCTACCAGCTCGGTCTGCAGGAGGCCAAAGAAGTGACTAAGGGCAAAAACTTGAACATATTGTCCAACACAAAGCGAAAGTGA